One window of the Marinilactibacillus sp. Marseille-P9653 genome contains the following:
- the phnE gene encoding phosphonate ABC transporter, permease protein PhnE — MNEAIQTQYNKAPNRKLYFVTISIIILALLIWSFIGVDITGLDQKGTGLAVNIVRGIVTPDLEFLFDFSTQGVPYLLYETIAIALLGTVFGSLLAIPISFLMAPSVVSGPVAYITRLVVIFIRTIPSLVYGIMFIRVTGPGAYAGVLTMSITSIGMISRLYVDVIENLDRGVLEAMTSMGCTTYQKIRYGILPQLFSSFLSTTIYRFDMNLRDATILGLVGAGGIGAPLIFAMRSYRWNQVGSILIGLVVLILLVELFSNKLRSRLVSGTK, encoded by the coding sequence ATGAACGAAGCAATTCAAACACAATATAACAAAGCTCCAAACCGTAAATTGTACTTTGTGACAATATCCATCATTATATTGGCTCTTCTAATCTGGTCATTTATAGGGGTCGATATTACAGGCTTAGATCAAAAAGGAACAGGCCTTGCAGTCAACATTGTCAGAGGGATTGTAACGCCGGATTTAGAATTTTTATTCGACTTTTCAACGCAAGGTGTACCTTATCTATTGTATGAGACAATTGCGATCGCTTTACTGGGAACAGTATTTGGTTCTTTACTAGCTATTCCAATTTCATTTTTGATGGCGCCAAGTGTAGTTAGTGGACCAGTGGCTTATATCACAAGACTGGTTGTGATCTTTATTCGTACGATTCCTTCGCTGGTTTACGGGATTATGTTTATCCGTGTAACAGGTCCAGGTGCTTACGCAGGGGTACTCACAATGTCGATCACTTCGATTGGTATGATTTCTAGACTGTACGTCGACGTTATTGAAAATCTAGACCGCGGTGTACTAGAAGCGATGACTTCAATGGGTTGTACTACGTATCAGAAAATTCGTTATGGTATTTTACCTCAACTATTCTCAAGCTTCCTATCAACAACCATTTATCGTTTCGATATGAACTTGCGTGATGCGACGATTTTAGGGTTGGTTGGTGCCGGTGGTATCGGTGCACCATTGATTTTTGCCATGAGATCTTACCGTTGGAACCAAGTTGGATCTATTCTGATTGGGTTAGTCGTACTCATTCTTTTAGTGGAACTATTCTCAAACAAACTAAGATCTAGATTAGTTAGCGGAACAAAATAA
- the phnC gene encoding phosphonate ABC transporter ATP-binding protein has translation MIEFINVNKTYPNGVTALKDVNLKIEQGEFVAIIGLSGAGKSTLIRCINRMHEINEGTLNVDGVNVSNLRGKQVRDFRRKIGMIFQSFNLVTRTTVLNNVLVSSVPELSFWRKTLGLFPKDKKIAALEALDKVGILDKAYNRVDQLSGGQQQRVALARTLAQNPSIILADEPVASLDPVTAKVVMDDFKRINQEMEMSILINIHHVELALEYADRVIGVRKGEVVYDGKSEDVTQDVLNNIYGSLTEVPHMDDPEEAKV, from the coding sequence ATGATTGAATTTATTAATGTAAATAAAACCTATCCAAATGGGGTTACTGCATTAAAAGACGTAAACCTGAAGATTGAACAAGGAGAATTTGTAGCGATTATCGGCTTGTCTGGAGCAGGTAAATCTACTTTGATCCGTTGTATTAATCGTATGCATGAAATCAATGAAGGTACATTAAATGTAGACGGAGTAAATGTAAGTAATTTAAGAGGAAAACAAGTTAGGGACTTCCGCCGTAAAATCGGTATGATTTTCCAATCTTTCAACCTTGTAACGAGAACGACTGTATTAAATAATGTGCTGGTTTCTTCTGTTCCAGAATTGTCTTTTTGGAGAAAAACATTAGGATTATTTCCTAAAGATAAAAAGATTGCAGCTCTTGAAGCATTGGATAAAGTCGGTATCTTAGATAAAGCTTACAACCGTGTAGATCAATTATCTGGTGGACAACAACAACGTGTAGCGCTCGCGCGTACATTAGCTCAGAACCCTTCAATCATCTTAGCAGATGAGCCTGTAGCTTCTTTAGATCCGGTAACGGCAAAAGTTGTTATGGACGATTTCAAACGTATCAATCAGGAAATGGAAATGTCTATTTTGATCAATATTCACCACGTTGAATTAGCTTTGGAATACGCAGACCGCGTTATCGGCGTTCGTAAAGGTGAAGTCGTTTATGACGGGAAATCAGAAGATGTGACACAAGATGTGTTGAACAACATCTATGGTAGTTTGACTGAAGTTCCGCACATGGATGATCCTGAAGAAGCAAAAGTGTAA
- a CDS encoding riboflavin synthase, producing MFTGIVEEIGTVTNIRKSQKSSRITISASKTLQGTKIGDSIMVQGVCLTVEKMTAQAFEADVMAETITRTNFQQLMNLSPVNLERALTLETRLGGHMVSGHIDGTGIIKSYRQEENAVWVTIETGLEILKYIIEKGSIALDGISLTVVSVTNTAFSVSIIPHTAEETTLLKHSVGDLVNLECDLIGKYVEKLLKVSSEKATNQSSITESVLLNAGFI from the coding sequence GTGTTCACAGGAATAGTTGAAGAAATTGGAACAGTGACAAACATCAGAAAGTCTCAAAAATCTAGCCGAATAACCATTAGTGCGAGTAAAACCTTACAAGGAACAAAAATCGGGGACAGCATTATGGTTCAAGGCGTTTGTTTGACCGTAGAAAAGATGACTGCGCAAGCCTTTGAAGCAGATGTCATGGCTGAAACAATAACTAGAACAAATTTTCAACAGTTAATGAATCTATCTCCTGTAAATTTAGAACGTGCATTAACTTTAGAAACAAGGTTAGGTGGTCATATGGTCAGTGGACACATTGACGGAACGGGCATCATTAAAAGCTATCGCCAGGAAGAAAATGCAGTTTGGGTAACCATAGAAACTGGACTCGAAATTCTCAAGTATATAATCGAAAAAGGGTCAATTGCTCTAGACGGCATTAGCTTGACTGTCGTTTCAGTAACAAACACGGCCTTTTCTGTATCCATCATTCCACATACTGCTGAAGAAACTACATTGCTTAAACATAGCGTTGGTGATTTGGTTAATTTAGAATGTGACCTTATTGGGAAATACGTAGAAAAACTGCTGAAAGTATCAAGTGAAAAAGCAACAAATCAGTCTTCAATAACAGAGAGTGTTTTATTGAATGCTGGATTTATTTAG
- the mscL gene encoding large conductance mechanosensitive channel protein MscL, protein MIKEFKEFIARGNVLDLAVGLVMGSAFTAIVNSLVEFIITPIIVALTGEAKIEDLSMDIGKASLQYGEFIQAVINFFLVALVLFFIIKFVNTLSRRIKPEPEETPVEAPTVEELLEDIRDLLAKKDTD, encoded by the coding sequence ATGATCAAAGAATTCAAAGAATTTATTGCTAGAGGAAATGTACTAGATCTCGCTGTTGGTCTTGTAATGGGGTCTGCCTTTACTGCTATTGTTAATTCACTCGTAGAGTTCATTATTACACCTATCATAGTTGCTTTGACAGGTGAGGCAAAAATCGAAGATTTATCTATGGATATTGGTAAAGCGAGTTTACAATATGGAGAGTTCATACAAGCCGTTATCAATTTTTTCTTGGTGGCCCTCGTACTCTTTTTTATAATCAAATTTGTTAACACACTATCACGTAGAATCAAACCGGAACCAGAAGAGACACCTGTAGAAGCACCTACGGTAGAAGAGTTATTGGAAGATATTAGAGATTTACTAGCTAAAAAAGATACAGACTAA
- the phnE gene encoding phosphonate ABC transporter, permease protein PhnE: protein MEETVYDKIFKPKTYTLENGKTVKQRASRTPLILLLVLIATYASFRTTGADLSLLLKRGNQFFVIIIGMFPPNFEFLSNIWGPLFDTIQMSLLGSLAGALVAVPLALLSSSNIIKNAFVNGFFKFFLSILRTLPTLVLALIFTFLFGLGTMAGMLSIFIFTSSYVGKLMYEHIENVDMGAFEANESMGLSKVEAFRYAIIPEVLPTYLSVSLYAFEGNVRYAAILGYVGAGGIGLVLNERLGWRDYPSVGMVLLVLMIVVFIIERISEYFRRKLS from the coding sequence TTGGAAGAAACAGTTTACGATAAGATTTTCAAGCCGAAAACTTACACATTGGAAAATGGTAAAACAGTCAAACAAAGAGCTTCTAGAACGCCACTGATTCTCTTGCTTGTGCTGATTGCTACGTATGCTTCATTTAGAACGACCGGTGCAGACTTATCTTTACTATTAAAACGTGGTAACCAGTTTTTTGTTATTATTATTGGAATGTTCCCACCTAACTTTGAGTTTCTTTCAAACATTTGGGGACCCTTATTCGATACCATTCAAATGTCTTTATTAGGATCGCTTGCTGGTGCTCTAGTAGCTGTACCACTAGCCTTACTTTCATCTAGCAACATTATTAAGAATGCATTCGTTAATGGATTTTTCAAATTCTTCTTAAGTATTTTAAGAACTTTACCAACATTGGTTCTGGCATTAATTTTCACCTTTTTATTCGGATTAGGGACAATGGCAGGGATGTTATCCATTTTCATCTTTACCTCTTCTTATGTCGGAAAACTAATGTATGAACATATTGAAAATGTCGACATGGGCGCTTTTGAAGCAAACGAATCGATGGGATTATCGAAGGTAGAAGCTTTCAGATATGCGATTATTCCAGAAGTATTGCCGACATACTTGTCAGTATCACTGTATGCATTTGAAGGAAACGTTAGATACGCGGCAATTTTAGGATATGTAGGTGCTGGTGGTATCGGTCTAGTTCTTAATGAGCGTCTGGGCTGGAGAGACTATCCTAGTGTAGGAATGGTTCTTTTAGTCTTAATGATTGTAGTGTTCATTATTGAACGTATCAGTGAATACTTCAGACGTAAATTGTCTTAG
- a CDS encoding acetyl-CoA C-acetyltransferase, whose protein sequence is MQKVYIAGAKRTPIGSFLGALKDVSASDLGKTAIEGVLSQSGINPSEVNEVSLGNVLSAGQGQGVARQASIKAGIPETTPAYSTNMVCGSGLKTVMNAFTGIRAEEYDVVVAGGTESMSQAPYLLPGRTRDGIKMGNFQTIDHMVHDGLTDAFEGYHMGITAENIAEQYEISREDQDAFAYDSQQRALTALDEGTFNDEVVPVSWTSRRKKEITVDTDEYPNRNANLEKMQSLRPAFKKDGTVTAANASGLNDGASATVIVSEDYLAQHDIQPLAEIVAIGQGGVDPSIMGMGPVPAVKQALKKSGLSFEDIDLLELNEAFASQSLAVIQELSEAFEVDKEALKRKTNLHGGAIALGHPIGASGNRILVTLLYTLKRKGLKYGIASLCIGGGMGAAVIIRNTDVD, encoded by the coding sequence ATGCAAAAAGTATATATAGCAGGTGCTAAACGTACACCAATCGGTTCATTTTTGGGTGCTTTAAAAGACGTATCTGCTTCAGATTTAGGAAAAACGGCTATTGAAGGTGTATTAAGTCAAAGTGGCATCAATCCTTCAGAGGTCAATGAAGTGTCTTTAGGAAACGTTTTGTCCGCCGGTCAAGGTCAAGGTGTAGCGAGACAAGCGTCGATTAAAGCTGGAATACCGGAAACGACTCCTGCTTACAGTACGAATATGGTCTGCGGTAGTGGACTCAAAACGGTCATGAATGCTTTCACAGGTATTCGCGCAGAAGAATATGATGTGGTTGTAGCAGGTGGAACCGAATCGATGAGTCAAGCACCTTATTTGCTGCCAGGGCGTACACGTGACGGAATCAAGATGGGGAACTTCCAGACTATTGATCACATGGTTCATGACGGCCTAACAGACGCATTTGAAGGTTATCACATGGGTATAACAGCTGAAAATATTGCAGAACAATACGAAATATCTCGTGAAGATCAAGATGCTTTCGCATATGATTCTCAACAAAGAGCATTGACTGCACTGGATGAAGGCACATTTAATGATGAAGTTGTACCCGTCAGTTGGACTTCAAGACGCAAGAAAGAAATCACTGTAGATACAGATGAATATCCAAATCGCAATGCGAATCTTGAAAAGATGCAGTCTTTGAGACCAGCATTCAAGAAAGACGGTACAGTAACCGCAGCAAATGCTTCTGGTTTAAACGATGGCGCAAGCGCGACGGTCATCGTGAGCGAAGACTATTTGGCGCAGCACGACATCCAGCCGCTAGCTGAAATTGTAGCAATCGGTCAAGGTGGCGTCGATCCTTCTATTATGGGGATGGGACCAGTACCTGCAGTAAAACAAGCGTTGAAGAAATCGGGTCTGTCTTTTGAAGATATCGATCTGCTAGAGTTGAATGAAGCTTTTGCCTCACAGAGTCTAGCCGTGATTCAGGAATTGTCTGAAGCTTTTGAAGTAGATAAAGAAGCGTTAAAACGAAAAACCAATCTCCATGGTGGCGCAATTGCTTTAGGCCATCCAATTGGTGCAAGCGGCAACCGCATCTTAGTGACTTTGTTATATACATTGAAGCGCAAAGGACTAAAATACGGGATCGCTTCACTTTGTATCGGTGGCGGAATGGGTGCTGCTGTAATCATTAGAAACACAGATGTTGATTAA
- a CDS encoding hydroxymethylglutaryl-CoA synthase encodes MEIGIDKIGFYTPEFFIDMEKLAEVRGVEPAKYTIGIGQEKMAVAPLSQDAVTMAANAALEVLDEEDREAIDFVLLGTESGVDHSKSGAVWVHRLTDIQKYARSVELKQACYSATAAITMAMGHISLHPERKVLVLGTDIAKYGLNTGGEPTQGAGAVAMVLSANPRILALDTDSVSMSEDISDFWRPLHSDYAIVDGKFSNQAYLNFLTDVWGEYKERNNRDLSDFEALCFHVPYTKMGKKALKALTENASEEDAARLMGYYEPSISYNKAVGNIYTGSLYLSLLSLLEQGPQLPENARIGLFSYGSGGVGEFFSGKVKTGYKEHMLKDEHEALLSNRRELSIEEYENILQQALPKDETDIELDVLETTSGTVVLKGVQANIRHYGKN; translated from the coding sequence TTGGAAATCGGAATAGATAAAATCGGGTTTTATACCCCTGAATTTTTTATAGATATGGAAAAGCTGGCTGAGGTTAGAGGTGTCGAACCGGCTAAGTATACGATCGGAATTGGTCAAGAAAAAATGGCTGTAGCGCCATTGTCTCAAGATGCGGTAACCATGGCTGCGAATGCAGCACTTGAAGTTTTGGATGAAGAAGATAGAGAAGCTATTGATTTTGTCTTATTAGGAACAGAATCTGGCGTGGATCATTCAAAATCTGGGGCTGTGTGGGTACACCGTTTAACTGACATTCAAAAGTATGCACGTTCAGTTGAATTGAAACAAGCTTGTTATAGCGCAACAGCTGCGATTACTATGGCCATGGGACACATTTCATTGCATCCTGAACGCAAAGTGCTTGTATTAGGAACAGATATTGCAAAATATGGTTTAAATACTGGCGGAGAACCAACACAAGGTGCAGGTGCTGTCGCAATGGTCTTATCTGCTAATCCTCGCATTTTAGCACTGGATACGGATAGTGTATCTATGTCAGAAGATATTTCGGATTTCTGGCGTCCATTACACTCGGACTATGCCATAGTAGATGGTAAATTCTCGAATCAAGCTTACCTAAACTTCTTAACAGATGTTTGGGGTGAGTACAAAGAAAGAAACAACCGCGACCTTAGTGATTTTGAAGCATTATGCTTCCATGTACCGTACACTAAAATGGGCAAAAAGGCATTAAAAGCTTTAACGGAAAACGCTTCCGAAGAAGATGCTGCTCGTCTGATGGGATATTATGAGCCAAGCATTTCTTACAACAAAGCAGTAGGAAACATTTATACAGGATCTCTTTATTTAAGCTTGTTATCTTTACTAGAACAAGGACCTCAACTTCCAGAAAACGCACGTATCGGTTTATTCAGCTATGGTTCTGGTGGGGTTGGAGAATTCTTTAGTGGAAAAGTTAAAACTGGATACAAAGAACACATGTTGAAAGATGAACACGAAGCGTTACTGAGTAATCGTCGTGAATTATCTATAGAAGAGTACGAAAATATTTTACAACAAGCCTTACCAAAAGATGAAACAGACATCGAATTAGACGTTCTAGAAACAACTTCTGGTACGGTTGTACTGAAAGGTGTTCAAGCGAACATTCGTCATTATGGTAAAAACTAA
- the ribD gene encoding bifunctional diaminohydroxyphosphoribosylaminopyrimidine deaminase/5-amino-6-(5-phosphoribosylamino)uracil reductase RibD: MDRFYMRIALMLAEKGRGQTSPNPLVGAVIVKEGRVIGHGYHEQYGRPHAEVNAIKNATEPVEGATIYVTLEPCVHFGKTPPCTDLIIESKIKKVVVAAKDPNPLVAGKGIQLLQEAGIEVREGVLREESEKLNEVFNKFITTKKPFVIMKYAMTLDGKIATESGESKWISSEKSRNHTHKIRGKVAAILIGIGTVLKDNPLLTCRIEGLSNPIRVVLDKNLNIPESSNILRTLDLAPTIIVTSESACAEKIDRLKQKGVQVLLMQLDDGTFDFKKLMTLLVEAGIDSLLIEGGASTHAAAFEAGVVDKVAVYIAPKIFGGQNALSPIGGKGIQKISAALELKTYELSQLGEDILVEGYL; the protein is encoded by the coding sequence ATGGACAGATTCTATATGAGAATCGCATTGATGTTAGCAGAAAAAGGTAGGGGACAAACCTCACCAAATCCGCTCGTTGGGGCGGTTATTGTTAAAGAAGGAAGAGTCATAGGTCATGGATATCATGAACAATACGGGAGACCGCACGCTGAAGTTAACGCTATTAAAAACGCAACTGAACCGGTGGAAGGTGCAACCATTTACGTCACACTTGAACCTTGCGTACATTTCGGGAAAACGCCGCCCTGTACGGATTTAATTATTGAAAGCAAGATAAAAAAAGTTGTCGTAGCTGCAAAGGATCCCAATCCATTGGTAGCCGGTAAAGGCATTCAACTTCTCCAAGAAGCAGGTATTGAAGTAAGAGAAGGCGTACTTCGAGAAGAAAGTGAAAAGTTAAACGAGGTATTCAATAAATTTATTACAACTAAAAAACCCTTTGTCATTATGAAGTATGCAATGACGTTGGATGGGAAAATTGCTACTGAATCAGGAGAATCCAAATGGATTTCATCTGAAAAATCTAGAAATCATACGCATAAAATTAGAGGAAAGGTAGCTGCAATATTAATAGGGATTGGAACAGTACTTAAAGATAATCCGCTACTAACCTGTCGCATTGAAGGATTGTCGAATCCTATAAGGGTTGTGTTAGATAAGAACTTGAATATACCAGAGTCATCAAATATTCTTCGGACTTTAGATCTAGCGCCTACGATTATTGTTACATCCGAGTCAGCTTGTGCTGAGAAAATAGATCGACTGAAGCAGAAGGGTGTGCAGGTTTTATTAATGCAGTTAGATGACGGAACATTCGACTTCAAAAAACTAATGACGCTTTTAGTGGAAGCTGGTATCGATAGTCTACTAATTGAAGGCGGGGCTTCAACTCATGCAGCAGCATTTGAAGCTGGTGTGGTAGATAAAGTTGCCGTGTACATTGCACCTAAAATATTTGGAGGTCAAAACGCCTTATCGCCTATTGGAGGGAAAGGTATTCAGAAAATCAGCGCAGCTTTGGAACTTAAAACGTATGAGCTAAGCCAACTAGGAGAAGATATTTTGGTAGAAGGATATTTGTAA
- a CDS encoding MATE family efflux transporter, with translation MNTNKLFFKYVSLNVLGMIGISLYILADTFFIAQALGSNGIASLNLSIPAYGVIHGIGLMLGLGGASRFSILNAQRKTKEAQSVYTQSLLFGVIVGIVFSVIGVIGADNIAHMLGANNETFANTSIYLRTLLFFSPFFILNNAMQSFVRNDGDPSLAMYGMLLGSFLNIVLDYIFIFPLDMGMFGAALATSIAPISSLAILSIHFRRPTNQLKFVFQGIQLKVMKDICYLGAAGFINEIAAAVVMFSFNTIIFMLEGNLGLAAYGIVANISFVVLSLFTGVAQGAQPLLSDSYGLKDLDKMKHVLTLSIATALSISTLIYVSTFIFRDGIISAFNSDQNLHVKEMAIVGLLIYFIGFFFAGANTILTTYFSATDQPRLALFFSLLRGGFIIIPAVLLLSHLYGMTGVWSSYVVAEAVVIGCIMIKMNPKKRIKQKKVPQKEI, from the coding sequence ATGAATACCAATAAATTATTTTTCAAATATGTCAGCTTAAATGTTTTAGGTATGATCGGAATTTCTTTATATATTCTAGCGGATACTTTTTTTATCGCACAAGCTCTGGGCTCCAACGGGATCGCTTCTTTGAATTTAAGTATACCGGCTTATGGCGTGATTCACGGTATCGGGCTGATGCTGGGACTAGGTGGTGCTTCGCGCTTTAGTATACTGAATGCACAGCGAAAGACCAAAGAAGCCCAAAGTGTTTACACACAATCTCTTCTATTTGGTGTGATTGTGGGAATTGTGTTTTCTGTTATAGGTGTCATAGGAGCGGACAATATTGCACATATGCTTGGTGCTAACAACGAAACATTCGCGAATACATCTATCTACCTGAGAACACTACTATTCTTTTCTCCATTTTTTATTTTGAATAATGCCATGCAATCTTTTGTTAGAAATGATGGAGACCCGTCACTAGCAATGTACGGCATGTTACTGGGCAGTTTCTTGAATATTGTTTTGGACTATATTTTTATTTTCCCATTAGATATGGGAATGTTTGGAGCAGCTCTAGCAACGAGTATTGCACCAATTAGTAGTTTGGCTATCTTAAGCATTCACTTTAGACGTCCGACGAATCAGCTGAAATTTGTTTTCCAAGGGATTCAACTAAAAGTAATGAAAGATATCTGTTACTTAGGTGCAGCTGGATTTATCAATGAAATTGCGGCAGCGGTTGTTATGTTTTCCTTTAATACCATTATTTTTATGCTTGAAGGAAATCTAGGGTTAGCCGCTTACGGGATTGTTGCCAACATCTCCTTTGTTGTATTATCGTTGTTTACAGGGGTCGCACAAGGAGCACAGCCGCTTTTAAGTGATAGCTACGGGCTCAAAGACTTGGACAAGATGAAACACGTATTAACACTCTCAATAGCCACAGCACTCTCTATTAGCACACTGATTTATGTCTCGACTTTTATATTTAGAGACGGTATTATTTCTGCTTTTAATAGTGACCAGAATCTCCACGTAAAAGAGATGGCGATTGTGGGTCTTTTGATATACTTTATCGGATTTTTCTTCGCAGGAGCCAATACAATTTTGACGACGTATTTCAGTGCAACAGATCAACCAAGGCTAGCATTATTCTTTTCCTTGCTTAGAGGTGGGTTTATTATTATTCCAGCTGTATTATTATTAAGCCATCTTTACGGGATGACCGGTGTATGGTCCTCTTATGTAGTGGCGGAAGCCGTAGTTATTGGCTGTATCATGATCAAAATGAATCCGAAAAAACGGATTAAGCAAAAAAAGGTTCCGCAAAAAGAAATTTAA
- a CDS encoding phosphate/phosphite/phosphonate ABC transporter substrate-binding protein, with translation MSNKWLKGLGITFASTLVLAACGNGGDDNSASEETNEDGNVAIEELSVQFVPSRDPEEIVAATAPLEDILKDEMADLGYEIGNVKIDVGTDYEAVGEAMSAGSVDVGFLPGGTYVLYDDGADVILTSTRAGLSNDSEDPAEWNANKPTDPTDEQVTYYRSILVAGPSAKGRELADKVNNGEELTWEDLDSASWSVMSSSSSAGYIYPTIWMQENYEQSLSDLSQISQADSYGTSVSRLATEQADVAVMYADARRDYVEDWEGTFGGEDTIWDSTDVIGVTPGIYNDTISVSKNSDIMTDDLKAALQDAFINIANTDEGKEIIAIYSHEGYEKSESSDYDVEREAQQILRDLTN, from the coding sequence TTGTCTAATAAATGGTTAAAAGGTTTAGGAATTACTTTTGCTTCAACTTTAGTACTAGCAGCATGTGGAAATGGTGGCGACGACAACTCAGCTTCTGAAGAAACAAACGAAGATGGAAACGTAGCAATTGAAGAGCTTTCTGTTCAATTCGTACCTTCACGTGATCCAGAAGAAATCGTAGCTGCAACTGCACCCTTAGAAGACATCCTTAAAGACGAGATGGCTGACTTAGGATACGAAATTGGCAACGTTAAAATCGATGTCGGAACTGACTATGAAGCTGTTGGAGAAGCAATGTCTGCAGGTTCTGTAGATGTAGGATTCTTACCTGGTGGAACTTATGTCCTTTACGATGACGGAGCAGATGTTATCTTAACCTCAACTCGTGCAGGCTTAAGCAATGATTCTGAAGACCCTGCTGAATGGAATGCAAATAAACCAACTGACCCAACGGATGAACAAGTAACTTACTACCGTTCAATCCTAGTAGCAGGCCCTTCTGCAAAAGGCCGTGAATTAGCAGACAAAGTAAATAATGGCGAAGAATTAACGTGGGAAGATTTAGACTCTGCTTCTTGGAGTGTTATGAGTTCTTCTTCTTCAGCTGGATACATTTATCCAACAATTTGGATGCAAGAAAATTACGAACAGTCTCTATCTGACTTGAGCCAAATCTCTCAAGCAGATTCATATGGAACTTCAGTATCTCGTCTTGCGACTGAACAAGCAGACGTTGCAGTAATGTATGCAGATGCTCGTCGTGACTATGTTGAAGACTGGGAAGGTACTTTCGGTGGAGAAGACACAATTTGGGATTCTACAGACGTAATTGGCGTAACACCTGGTATCTATAACGATACAATTAGTGTAAGTAAAAACTCTGATATTATGACAGATGATTTAAAAGCAGCATTACAAGATGCATTCATCAACATTGCAAACACAGATGAAGGTAAAGAAATTATCGCTATCTACTCTCACGAAGGATACGAAAAATCTGAGAGTTCAGATTATGATGTTGAGCGTGAAGCACAACAAATCCTTAGAGATCTAACAAACTAA